CTGGCACCAAAGCGCCCGATCTTAACATACAAGTTTGCATAAAACTCACCTGGATCTTTACCAAACAACACTAATGCCGCGTTTGTCAGCCCCTCCTTCGTCAGCAGCCGTAGCTTTTTCAACAGAGTCGCAGTGGACAGCCCAGAAACATTCGGTAACCGCCCCGCAGTCAGCGCCTCATTTTTAAACCATTCAATCGTCGTCTCATCAATATCATCCAAGCACGCATTTCCCTGAATCGCACGATCCCAAGTCAGCCCCATTTTCTTCAACAGAAACTCATTGAGCGCTGCCCCCTTAAGCTCCTGCTTCACGCTGCCCGAACGCCAGTAGTAGGCCCCACGCAAAGAGATCGGCACTGTCGACGGTTCCACGATAATTTCAAGGAAAGGTTTGCCCGCATCTTCCTGCAAATTGATCGCCGGCATTAGCCCCAGCTGATCACGGATCTTATTCGGCAGATTCTCCAAAAGCTTCTTAGCATTGCTGACCCCGATGACCAATCCCACATCGTCCTTACCGATATAAATTCGTCCCCCCTGCGCATTGGCGAAGCCACAAATCCACTTCAAATAGTCATCGTGCCAAGATTGCTTGAATTCAACATTTTGGGATTCCGAGTTCATACGCAACCTCCTAGAAACGGGAACGCCAAGCCCCAACTTGGCGAGGCTAGGAACGTCGACAAAGTCCAAATCTTAAATCGATTATCCATGGCTCTTCCGCTCATTAAAATGCCAAAAGAGAAGCCGCCCTGAGGCTCTGCTCTCTTGAACTGTTGAGTCGCCCAGATACGGAAACGGGTCGCCACATGACTTTTCACGCGGTAGCCGACCGAGATGATCATGTCCAAATTGTAGTAATCCAGCAGGCGTTTCACCTCCCGCTTCCCCTCTAATCGAACTGACAAGAATTTCTTGTGAGTTGCCTCCAGCACGAGTTCCTTTTCCTCGTAAATGTTTAATATATGCTGACTTACATTCTGCTGTGTTGTTTGAAACAGCTCCGCCATCAATGGCTGTGTCAGCCAGAACGACTCATCCTCAAAACGAACATCCAATTTCAATTGACCATCTTCAGCCTGATAGACCAAGAACTGCCCCTTGGCGGCTTCGCCGAGGTCTGAGTGCTGAGTGCTAGGTCCTGAGTGGCTGCTTAAATCATCCTTCATAATTCATCCCTCCTAATTCGGCTGAGCCGCGCACAGCCGGAAGTTGCGAAGCGAGTTTTTCGTCGGTGTTGAAATCGGTCATGATCAGGAAACCTCCGCAATCGACTTGTCGCACTCTTCGACTATGTATGCTGGAATCGTGTCATATTTAGCGGGGTCGAGTTGGCAGATAAATTCATTCTCAATATGATATGTTTCTTTGATGAATTTCTCGATAACAGGATCATTCTCATCATGGTCAATAAGTCTGCACACTTGCAGCTTCTCATAGCCATTGGTGCATGCATGATACAGCTGCTTCATGGCTGCAGTATCAATAACACGGCTTAACGCATCAGCGTATGAAAAGTCAGCGATATCACTAGATATTAATTCGCACCCCGCTGAGAACTTTGAAGGATCCATTTCAGGATAATCATCATCTTCATTTTTAAGCTCACGGCTATCAATCGCACGTGCTCGCTTATGCTGAAGATTTGAAAGCACCTGATACGCATCACCTTTGTTGTCGATAATCTCGAGATGACGCCTCATATAAATTAATTTTATAATATCATCTTTAGTCGATCCTAGCGCAGCCTTACAAATCTGAGCGAAAGTTTCTATATCATTCCGTCCAATCTCTAATTCTTCGACGATACCATTAGCCAATTTCAAGAATGAGGCAGCTGTCTGATTACCAAATTTATGAGATAGTGATTTGATTGTATCGATGATCGGCTCCACGTCATGAGTGAGCATTAAAACTGTTTTACTTTTCAAGCAAGAGTCAGTATCCCGCCGAAAAAGCATTTCAAGAATCGCGTATTTTTTGTTCTTATCGAATGAAGAAATAGGGTCATCGAGAATGATCAAGTCCGGCTGCTTTGACAGGCATTCATACATAAAAAGAACGATAGAAAAAGCATTCCTCTCTCCAAAGCTGAGATGCTGTTTCCCGCCACTAAGGTGCTGTTTATGATCCACGTGCAGCAGTTTTAATCGCGCTTGATCACCTTCACCTACAATCTCAACCTTATAGCGATATCCCGCATAAGAAAGGAATTCGTTTATATCTTTTTGATGCTTCTCAACAACTCGCTGCATCTCCCTTCGCTGTTGGATGATCTTTCCCTGAAGTTGACCTGCTTTGTCAATGATAGCATCGATCGATACATTTATCGGATCAATAGATCTTTGCGTCTTATCAGAGTTCAACTCCGAGAAAGCTTTCAGATCGATCTTATAGGTAGGAAGTATTTCAGCCACCTGTTCACCTTCTTTGAACTGAAAACCCGAAAGTGTCCGTAGTTTTTCAAGTTTCTCGACCAGTAAATCAATTCGTTCCTTCACAATGACCAGAAAACTCTCGTGCTCTTTTTCAAGGCCATCCTTCAAAGTAATGATGTTTGAAAGTGTTGCCTTCGCATCCTCTGAAAAATAATCACCTAATCGACCAATTACCCCAATAATTGCCACTAAATTTTTAATGGTGTTCTTGTCATATTCTTGGCCAACCTTTCTAATCTGTTCTTTTTTATCTACCGCGTTCGAAGTGCAAAAGGGGCAGTTATCCGAAAGATCTGCATACTCATAACCCTTAGTTTGCCAATCGACCCAACCGACACTATTCTGGCTTTGAATAAACGGCTTATAGCATTCGAGCTCTGCAGGAATATGCTGGATTTTATTTCCTGCCGCTAAGCCCTTTATCCCTGTTGATGATTTTGCAATTCCATTTTTTGTCAGTTTAAAGGCTGCCCCCATTTCCTTGAGAGTAGAAATCAACGCTTCCAGTTCTTCATTGCCAACAAACAACTGCTTCATCTCAGAAACCAGCTCTTCGATGTCTCGCTCTTTTTGCCTGTAGCTCTCTGTTTTGATAAAAACGTCAAAGCTATTATTGAGCAGCTCATCCTGCCTAAAAGTAAACTGGTTTACATACTCTTCATTGAAACACATTACGTTATGAAGAGATTCCAACCCAGATATTTCAGGGCTCTGATTATCCGGATTAACTTCTCTCAACTTAAAGGGAATTAGTTCGTCTAGGTTCGAACCCTCAGTTGTCGCGAGGCTTATTGCTCGTGCAATCGTGCTCTTACCCGTTCCATTCGGCGCAAATTTGATATTCAGTTTCTTTTCGGCCAGCGTAATGCTAGCGGAATCGATGTTATTGCAGTTTTTGATTTCGATATTCATGTCATTTCCAATTCTGTAGATCACCCGAGATTCACCCGCCACTCCCCAGTGAGCAGTTTCTGCATTAGGCCACGTTTTTGGGCTTTGTATTTTTCAGTTATCAGTTTTAGGAGAGTAATTTCTTCCTGAGATCTAGTCAGAGCTTCTGCTATCGCTTGCTGTTCATCCCAAGATGGCAAAGGCAACTCCACCATATTGTAGGCTGACATCGTCAGTCCAAAACGAGTAACTCCATTAGCTTGACGCGAGAACTCGTATCGAATTCTTGGCGTATGAAGTGCGAAGTTTAAATATGGACCAAATAATTCTTCATTGGGACGAAGAATAGCAAGATGATAGCCGCACACTAAATCCTGCGGGGCTTCTAACACACATGCTGAGTTTGCGATGTCATCAGCAGTTTCTGAGTCTTTTGTTAATATGACATCATGGACTCTCAGCTGGTATTTTTCGATCTCACTTGAACTTGCCGAGGCAGACATAAAACCAAGCTTTTGTGTTATGTAATAGTTCCGGTAAACATCCATGTAGTTACATAATCGAACAGGCATCTCTCCTTCATGAACCTTCTTATCAACATTGCTAGTTATGACTTCGCAAACCTCCCCAACTTTCACTTTTCTGGATTCGCGCCGATTGCTATTGTTATGGGCCCCGGGGATCAACTCCTGCATCAACCCACGGAACCGGCGTTCCTTCGCCTCGATCAGGCGCTCGGTTTTCTCGATGGCGGCATCCCAGGTGGACAGCACAGCGGCGATGGCTTTTTGCTCGGGAAGCGGGGGGAGAAGAATGGGGAAGGCTTTGAGTAAGTCCGTGTTCAATCGTCCCGTGCCGTGACCTGCAGAATCCACTAGTCTCATAAGCTTATGCTTACTTCCAACTAGGTAATACAGGACATACTTTGGATCAATTCCATCATCCAAAACCAAGGCTTTGATGTCTTGATTAAAAGCTAGTTCGCGCCCAGCGAGACATACGGGAACATCCTTAAACAAAGTCATGCCTCGAACCAAAATTAGAAGCGAATCAGCGGGTGTAATTTTAGCCTTAGCCTCTCCAAGCTCTGATAACATCAGGAGAGAACTACGAAGAACGGGCACTTTCAAATCTTTCGCAGTAATCCATGGCAAATGATCCCCCCAAAGGTTATTATCCCGTTTACTAGGTGTTCCGCCCGATCGAACCGAACAGATATTCTGTAGCTCTTGAAACTTCATACTTTTCCTCCCATCTGAATCCACCACGCGACTTGTGTGGTTTGACGTAGGGTCTTCATAGGTGAAGACCGCGATACAGCTCGCACAGACACGGTCTCCACAAGTGGAGCCCCTACGATTTCCCCCACCCGCGTCGAAAGCCTTGCTGACTCTAAAATTGGAGCCTTTCGTTGCGCTCCAAAGTTCAAGCCCACCATTTTTCCCATGTGGAAAAAATGCTTCTGACGATAATTTTCGCAGACCGCATGGGCTTGAATGACTCGTAAACTCTCAGTTGTTGCAAATTTTGCAACAACTGCCTGCAGTCCGGAGTTCTGAACCGTTGCATTTTTTGCAACAGTTGCTCGTCTCAATAGAACACTGCGAATTCCACTGACCATCTCCACCAAACAGGTCGAAATCGACCAGTTTAAGATTTGAAAAAACGCACTCATCCTTGTTTGCCTTTCTTTTTATGAAATTCGCCACCCGCAACGCGCCCCGGTGCGGCGACGTCCTCCCCGCGTTCGAGTTTTAATAGCATTTCCACCGCGCCAGAATTAAACTTTGAAAGAGCGAACCACTTTTTGCCCAAATCCTTTAAGGACGCTCCGATATCTTCTGCGAAAACAGAGGAGAGATACCTCCAACCGCCGTGACCACTTGAGGTCGCAGATTGCGACTTCAAACTGGATGAGTCACAATTGGCGACCAGTTCATCCAATTCACCCTGAGTGAATTGAAATCTGAATGAATGAGGAAAACACTTAACCTTTCTATTTACCTGTTCCTTCATGCTTTTTTGCCTTCTATTTTTTTGACGATCCGATCCTCCACTAAGATCTGCATTTGCTGGACCGCGGTCTGGTTTAAACGCTGCAAGCGATCCGCTGCGGGGAGGCCTTCTTCAATAAAGTGGGCGTTGAGACTTTCCAGATTGGCGAGGCAGACCAATTGCGAGCTATTTGCGAAGTCGCGGATATTGCCTTTCTCCTGCGGATTATCTTCTCGCCACTGCTGAGCGGTTTTGCCGAAGAGCGCCATGTTCAAAAGATCGGCTTCGGAGGCGTAGATCCGATTGATCTGGGCTTTATTTAAAGTGTCGGGGATCAAATGCGCTTGGATCGCATCGGTGTGGATGCGGTAGTTGATCTTGGTGAGGTTACGACGGACATCCCATCCGAGTTGCTTTTGTTCCAGCTCCTTGAGGCGCTGAAACTCTTTAATCAAGTAAATCTTAAATTCCGCACTGATCCACATACCGAATTCAAAGGCGATATCCTGATGAGCATACGTGCCTCCATAGCGGCCTGCCTTAGCAACCAAGCCAACCGCATTAGTCTTAGCGACCCATTCTTTAACGCTGATCTTATAGCTATTGAGTCCCACCTGACTTTTAATTGTGGCAAATTCGCCATAATTAAAATCCGGGTTATGCACCTTCTCCCAGATGCCCAAAAACTCGACGGTGTTTCGATTGCGCAACCAATCAGCGATAAAAAAATCGCCGTCTTTGGCCTGCAACATATCCGTCAGTGAGATGAAATCCATATCACCTTTGGAAAACACCGCGATTGCGGTTCCCTGAACATCGATGGTTTTATTTTTACGCATGATTCAGCTCTCTGGGTTCCGATTAATTTGCTTCAGCTTCTCGGCCATCTGCGCACGCACTTCGACAAGCTCGGCTTCAAGCGCGTCGATTTCTGTTTGCACCTCGTCGATGTTGATCGGCTCTTCTTCCTCAAAGGTGTCCACGTAGCGTGGGATATTGAGATTGAAATCGTTTTCCGCGATCTCGCTGACGGGCGCGAGATAGGCGTATTTATCGATGGTCTTCCGCGCGCGGAAGGTGGCCATGATCTTATCTAGGTGCTCAGCGGAGAGATTGTTTTGGTTTTTACCGGAAACGAACTCACGGCTGGCGTCGACAAAGAGCACGTCCTGACAGCTTTCGCGTGGACCGCCCTTCTCGCGGGCACGGTCGAAAACGAGGATCGCGACGGGGATATTAGTGGTGGGAAAGAGATTGCCCGGCATGCCGATCACGGCGTCGAGCAGGTTTTCCTCAATCATCTTCTGACGAATGCGCCCCTCGGCTGCACCACGGAAGAGCACACCGTGCGGCACGACGACGGAGACGCGGCCGGATTTCTCCAAAGCAGTCTCGATCATGTGGCTGATAAAGGCCCAGTCGGCCTTGCTCTTAGGCGGCACACCACGCCAGAAACGGTTGTAAGTGTCGCTTTCGGCATTTTCCGCACCCCACTTGTCCAGCGAGAAAGGCGGATTGGCCACCACACAATCGAACTGCATCAAGCGATCGTTTTCAACCAATAGCGGCCCGTTCAAGGTATCACACCATTCGATGCGGGCACTATCGAAGCTGTGCAGAAACATATTCATGCGGCACAAGGCCCAGGTGCTACCATTCGACTCTTGACCGTAGAGCGCGAAGTCACGCCCCGCAATTTGACGCGATGCCTGCACCAGCAGTCCACCGGAACCACAGGTTGGGTCGCAAATACGGTCGCCAGCCTTCGGCTCAACCAAGCGAGCGACCAACTCGGTAACTTGCAGCGGGGTAAAGAACTCGCCCGCCTTTTTGCCAGAGTCTGCAGCGAAGCGCTCGATCAGGTAGATATAAGTGTTACCGATCACATCTTCCGACACACGGCTTGGGCGCATATCCAGCTGCGGCTTGTGGAAGTCTTCCAAGAGCGTCTTAAGACGACGATTGCGGTCTTTGGTCTTCCCCAGATTGGACTCGCTGTTGAAATTGATATTACGAAAGACCCCTTCGAGCTTGGCCTTATTGTTGGATTCAACGTGCTCCAGCACGACATTGATCAGTTCGCCGATATTGGCCGCCGAGCGGCGCTCATAAAGACTGTAATAATTTGCCGGAAATTCATCCAGAGTCGTCACGACGCCCGTGTCTTCGTTGGTCTCCGTCAACTTGACGATAGGCAGGACAAAGCGTTCGCGCTCCAACTTGCGAAGAATGCGGGCCTCATCGTCGCCAAACTGCTCTTGATAGCTCTCGTAGTGATCCTGCCACACATCCGAGATGTATTTTAGGAAGAGCATGACCAGGATGTAGTCCTTATACTGAGCCGGATCGACCGTGCCACGGAAAGTATCGCAAGCGGCCCAAGCGGCTTGATTGATGTCACGTTGATTGATTTGAGTTTCCATAAATATTAGTTCTCCCCTTTTGCTAGTTGCATGAGTTGTGTTGAAATAAGTGCCCTCCGACGCTCCGACAAAGCTTCGAGCAAAGTAAGCTCGCGCTGCAAAAGAGCAGCCATGTCGACGATTACCTGTTGCGTCGGCAGATCTGGCAAATCGACCGGTAGGCCTTCTAAACTGTTTTTGCTGACCATTTTTTGCGCAGTACCCTTGATGCGACTCGCCAAATAGGCCTGCGCCTCGTCTTGGTGTAGATACCAGTTCAAATACTCTGGAAGAACCTCCTGCACCGAATTCACACGCACCCGATAGAGCGGAGCCGCCAAAATAATCGCTTCACGGGGCTCATCCACCATCAGCGCGGGACTCATATCCATGCCTCGGGAACGAAAAACAAGGTCGCCGAGCCGTAAAAGCTGCGAGTCTTTAACCTCTCCCACTTCCACACGCTGTAATTCGCGACAATCTACGACATCGTCCCAAGTCAAATCTTTCATCTGCACAACCGGCGCACCGCCTGCACATGCTTCCAAGCGAGAACGGAAGCTATATCCGACCTGAACTTGTGCGATTTCCTTTAGACATCTCGGCATAAGAATACAGCAACTAAGTTACTACAAATACAGAATGTCAAGCATTACACAGCACTGCAATGCGATTACTGCAAAAAAGACATCCGTAGCGACCATCTACAAGGCCTATCCCTCATAAACCATCGAATTTGACTCAAGCGCAGTCAACAGCCCTTCAATCGTAAGGTGATAGGCAGACTGAAGCTACCAAGGACACGATGCCCTCGTCCATGCGCATCGAGCACATCATACTCATTCAAAATTGAGCGTTCGACGTTGGACGTTCGAAGTTCAAACCTCCATTGCCACGATCCAAAGTCTCACGACTGTTCCGGTCTGCTTCGCTGCCGGCCTTGTCGCCTGCGGCTCGGAACGGCTACGAGCGTCCCTACAACTTAAGATTCGAGACCACTCTCGAGCAACGCGGGCACTTGTTGCAGCAATTGATCGCGTGCGATCTCGGCCTCGGTGCCAGCAGTCAAGTCGCGCACTTTAACGACGCCGCGCTCCAACTCTTCGCTGCCGTAAATGAGCGCGAAGCGGGCACCCGACTGGTTGGCGGCCTTGAATTGCTTGCCGAAACCTTGATTCTTGAGCGGATACTCAACCTGGTAACCCAGTGCTCGCAGCTGAGCGGCATCCGCCAGCGCGGCATCACGCTCGTCCTCGCCTCCGATGATCGCGATAAACTCGGGGCGTTGCATATATTCCGGCATCAGCGACTTGCTCTCGAGCAGGTCCACCAATGTGACATCGCCCATCGCAAAACCGACCGCCGGCATATCGGGCCCGCCTAGTTTCTTAACCAGCGCGTCATAGCGCCCGCCCCCGGCCAAGGCACGCCCGGCGCCACTGGCCTCAAAGGCTTCAAAAACAAAGCCTGTATAGTATGCGAGCCCACGCACGATCCCGAGATCGATTTGAATAAAGTCACCTGCGCCGGCTGCCTTGAGATTACGCAGTAGCTGCGCCCAGTCTTCCATGCGCGCCTTAGCTTGAGCTGCGAGATCCCCTTCGAGTGGTAAATTTTCAATATACGCACGCAAACGGTCGAAGTCGCGAATCGCGATCGCCTCCTCGATGCGGCCCAAGAAGGCTTCCGCTTGCTCACCGAGCACGGGTGCCAGCTTCTCAATGGTCTTGCTGCGATCGGTGCGCTCAAGCTTGTCGATAATGCCCAACACGGTGGCACTGCCCGCCTCGTCGAGCCCCTCGGCTGCCAACATCAACAGCCATAGGTCACGGTCACTGAGGCGCACTTTAAAGTCACCCGCACTGAGACCAAAGGCTTGCAACGCCTGACAGAGCAGCGCGATCAGTTCGGCGTCGGCGGTCGGGCCTGGCTCGCCGAAAATGTCGACATTGAACTGATAAAAGGCACGCAAACGCCCCTTCTGCGGACGTTCGTAGCGATAGTGTTCACCAATATTGAACCACTTAACGGGACGCTTCAGGCTATTAGCCTTAGCACCGATCAAACGCGCCAACGAAGGCGTCATTTCCGGGCGCAGAGCCACCGCACGGCCGCCGCGGTCTTCAAAATTAAACAGTTGGCTGACGATTTCTTCGCCCGATTTTTCGATATACAGCTCCAGTGGCTCCAGCACCGGGGCATCGTATTCCAAAAAGTTAAAGGCACGCGCGACCTGACGCCAGCGACCAAAAACATGATTCCGACGCGCACAGGCCTCCGGATAAAATTCCCGGAATCCGGGTAGCGTTTCAAACTGCATAATGAATCTCCCTTAGAAAGATGCTAAACGACTAGACCTCACGATCCGTCCAAAGATTTGAATTATTAAAAAAATCAAATCTTCCGAGTCGCAGATAAGCTCTAATTACAGAGCATCCACGTCCAAGTCCTGAAGCTGAGCCTTCAACTCCTTGCCAGCCTTGAACTTGATCACGGCACGCTTAGGAATGACGACGTCAGTCTCCGGCTTATTCGGGTTGCGACCGATGCGAGATTTGCGAATCTGCACTTCGAATACACCGAAGTTGCGCAGCTCAACATTACGTCCCTCGCTCAGCGCTCTGGCGATCGCGTCGAGAGTCAGTTGCACAGTTTCTCGCACTTCTTTTTGCGGAAAATCAGTTTTATCGTAGATATCTAGAACGATATCGCGTTTTGTAAGGTTATTGGACATCCTGGGTATGCTAGGTGGCTTGCGAAAATGAAAAATCAAAAGTTACTGTTGCTGCGATACTTCGGATCGCGAAAACACTGTCAAACTAGAAAAAATATGAGTGATAAAGAACCACCAAATCCTTTCGAGGAAATTCAACGTCAATTAAAAGATTTGTTCAAGGACTCGAATGTAAAAGTGTCAACCCATGGTTTCACCGAAAGCGATCCTTTTGCCGACGAGCCCGAGGAGTCCGAACCGGAAAAACCGAGCGAACCCAATAAGAGCGCTCAAACGCTGGACAATATTCGCAACTTCCATCTCAAACCAAAGGAGATACGCGACTATTTAAATCGCTTTGTCATCCGTCAAGATGAGGCCAAAAAAGTTCTATCTGTGGCGATTTGCGATCACTACAACCATATCCGCAGCACACTTTCCGGCGAAAGCACGGAAGCCACCGAGTATAGTAAGCAAAATCTACTCTTTCTCGGCCCGACCGGAGTCGGCAAGACCTACCTGATGAAAAATGTGGCGCGCCTGATCGGCGTCCCCTTCGTCAAGGCCGATGCAACCAAGTTTTCAGAAACTGGCTACGTCGGCTCCGATGTGGAAGATCTGGTGCGCGATCTAGTCAAAGCGGCCGATGGCGACATCGAACTCGCCGAAAAAGGCATCATCTTTGTCGATGAAATCGATAAAATCGCCGCCGAAGCCGGCGCGGGAGGACGCGATGTGTCCGGCCGCGGCGTGCAAATCAACCTGCTCAAACTAATGGAGGAGACAGAGGTCAGCCTCTTCAGCCCGACCGACATGATGGCTCAGATGCAGGCCGCGATGGAAATCCAGCGCGGCGGCAAGCCGAAGCGAAAATCGATTAATACCAAAAACATTCTGTTTATAGTGAGCGGCGCTTTCGATAAATTGGCTGAATCGATCAAAAAACGACTCTCCCAAAACGAGATGGGCTTCGGAGCCAGTGTGAGCGACGAGCAAGAAGACCTCTCCGCTTACCTGCAGCACGCGGAGACCAGCGACTTTATCAAATACGGATTCGAGCCCGAATTCATTGGCCGCGTACCCGTGCGCTGCGCCTGCTCCGCACTGAGCTCCAACGACTTGGCGCACATTTTAACAACCTCAGAAGGCAGCGTGCTCCACCAGTATCGCGACGACTTCCGTGGCTACGGAATCGACTTCGACATCGGCCCCGAAGCCATCATGGCCATCGCCGAGGCTGCCAGCCAAGAAGGCACCGGTGCCCGCGGCATTATGACCGTCATGGAACGCCTCTTCCGCGATTATAAATTCGAACTGCCCTCAACCGCGATCAAGCACTTTGAAGTTACGCCCGAAATGATCGCCGACCCCGCAGCCAGCCTACAGGCCCTCAAAGCAGAGAACGCCCACTTACAAGCTGCCGTCTGGGAAAATGACATTAAACGCTACGCCACGGCCTTCGAGAAGCAGCACGGCTTCACCCTGGAATTCAAACCACTGGCGGTGGAAGCCTTACTGCAAGAAGCCGAACAACGTGACCAAAGCATTCAGTCACTCTGCAGTGACAAGTTTAAAGATTTTGAGCACGGATTGAGCATCATCAATCGCAACACAGGCCAGACCGTTTTCAAACTGGGCAAGCTCGCGATCGAAAACCCAGATAAGGAGCTTTCTAAATGGGTGGTTCGCAGCATCGAAAGCGTCAAAGGAAGCTCAGATTGAGATTGAACGCGCTCCAAAGTTCCCACTCCCTACTCTCCATTCAATAAGATGCCAGAAGGAAAAGCAGTCAGCCAAATGTTCGCCGGAATCGCCGGGCGCTACGACGTCGCCAATCACCTCCTCAGCGGAGGGATCGATTTTTACTGGAGGCGCGTGCTCACGCGCATGGTGCAGCAGCGTGCGCCCAAGGATATAGCGGACCTCGCGACAGGCAGTGGCGACGTCGCCTTCAAGCTGCGCGACCGCA
The nucleotide sequence above comes from Coraliomargarita algicola. Encoded proteins:
- a CDS encoding AAA family ATPase, whose translation is MSDKEPPNPFEEIQRQLKDLFKDSNVKVSTHGFTESDPFADEPEESEPEKPSEPNKSAQTLDNIRNFHLKPKEIRDYLNRFVIRQDEAKKVLSVAICDHYNHIRSTLSGESTEATEYSKQNLLFLGPTGVGKTYLMKNVARLIGVPFVKADATKFSETGYVGSDVEDLVRDLVKAADGDIELAEKGIIFVDEIDKIAAEAGAGGRDVSGRGVQINLLKLMEETEVSLFSPTDMMAQMQAAMEIQRGGKPKRKSINTKNILFIVSGAFDKLAESIKKRLSQNEMGFGASVSDEQEDLSAYLQHAETSDFIKYGFEPEFIGRVPVRCACSALSSNDLAHILTTSEGSVLHQYRDDFRGYGIDFDIGPEAIMAIAEAASQEGTGARGIMTVMERLFRDYKFELPSTAIKHFEVTPEMIADPAASLQALKAENAHLQAAVWENDIKRYATAFEKQHGFTLEFKPLAVEALLQEAEQRDQSIQSLCSDKFKDFEHGLSIINRNTGQTVFKLGKLAIENPDKELSKWVVRSIESVKGSSD